CGTCTTTCCCCCACCCTCACAATGACTGGGCTGGGATGGTCAGCTCGACGGTTTCCCCCGGCTCGACCGAGATCTCCTCACTCACCGGCTCCCGCGAGCCACCGATGGGGTCCGCCAGGAACCGGAGCTGCAGGCCGGGTTGCAGCACGTAGGCGGGAATGGGCAGCCGGGTGGTGGAGTGCCCGCCCGCGAGACCCAAGCGCACCCGCGTACCCTTGGGCAGCACGTAGATCGTCATATCGGCGAAGTCTTGATTCTCTACTTCGACGGTTGCCCCGGCATTGCGGTCGGGAGCCGGTTGCGGGGAGCCGCCGCCATGGCTGCAGGCGCCGAAGAGGAGAGCGAGCAGCAGGGGCCGGACCAGCGCGCGCATCGTACCACCATCCGGAAGAAGTGACACCCTGAACAATACCGGCGTGACCGACCTCAGACCACCATGGCCCGCATCGAGACCTATCGAGAGAAATACCGCGTCGACTTCGAGCGCCTCAACCGCGACTGGATCGAGACCTTCTTCGTGCTGGAAGATGCCGACCGGGAGATCTTCCGCGATCCGGAGGCCGCAGTCATCGCGCCCGGCGGGCAGATCTTTTTCGTGATCGATGCGGACGGGGTCCAGGGGACCTGCGCGGTGCTGCCCCACGAGCCGGGGATCTTCGAGATCGCCAAGATGGCCGTCTCGCCCGGGGCGCGAGGCCGGGGCTACGGAGACCTGCTGATGGAGGCATCGGTGGAGTTCGCCCGCCGGGCGGGCGCCCGACGCGTGGTGATCGTCTCGAACACGGTGCTCGGCCCGGCCATCCGGCTGTATCAGAGGCACGGATTCGTCCAGGTGCCGCTGGAGCAGCACGAGCGATTCGCCCGGGCCAACATCCGGCTCGAGCGGGAGCTCCCCGCGAGCTAGCTGGTCCCGCCCGCGGCGGCAGCGACGGCCGGCTGCTCGCCGGTGGTGCTCTCCACCGAATCGATGCGGATCACGATGGCCGTGATATTGTCCAATCCGCCCCGCCGGTTGGCCTCGGTGATCATCCGGTCCACCCAGTGCTGCGGCCCGCCGTCACCGGTGAGGATCCGGTTGAGCTGCTCATCCTCCAGCATGCCGGTCAGCCCGTCGGAGGCGAGCAGGATGATGTCGCCGGCCTCCAGATTCCCGAAATAGATGTCGGGCACCACGTCCATGCTGGCCCCGACGCAGCGGGTGATGACGTTGCTGTACGGGTGCACCCGCGCCTGATCCGGCGTCAGCAGTCCGGCATCCACCTGCTCCTGGACGTAAGAGTGATCCTTGGTGAGCTGGCTCAGCTCGGAGCGCCGGAGGAGATAGGCCCGGCTGTCCCCCACCTGGCCGATCAGGTAGCGCTGGGGCATGAGCACCAGGACGGTGGCCGTCGTGCCCATGCCCCGCTTGTCCTGCTCCGACAGGGTGCGCTCGAAGATCGCGTCGTTGGCCGAGCGGATCGCGGCGCGGACCCGCTCACTCGCGTCCTCGTCGGAGAGTCCCCGGATCGAGCCGATCTGGTGCGACGTGATGCGCACGGCCATCTCGCTTGCCACCTCGCCCGCCGCATGGCCCCCCATGCCGTCGGCCACAATGAAGATCCCGCGCTCCGCGAGCATGAGATAATTGTCTTCGTTGCCCGAACGGACGATGCCAACATCGGTGCGAGCGGCACAAGTGAAGTGCACGGGGACCTATGGTCTAGCGCAGAAGGAAGTAGGCCAGGGCCGCACCCAGGAGCACCAGCACTACCAGCAACCAGATAGGCGGACCCTCGGGACGGGGCACCGAGGCGCGAATCGGCCGCCGCTGGCGGGCGGTGCTTGGGGCTGGGGCCGCACCCGGCTCGGACTCCGACCCCGGCTCGGCCTGGTCGGCACGCGAGGCCCCGGGCGGCGTGGCTCCGGTGAGGTCCATCGCCTCGACCAGCCTGGTACCGGCGGTGCGGCGGGCGGGGACCTGGTCGTCCAGCGGCTCGAAGAGCGCCGACACGTCGCCGAAGCGCAGGGTGGCACCGGGACTGAGCGCCACCTCGCCCTCCACCGGCTCACCTTCCACGTAGGTGCCGTTGGTGGACGCGCTGTCCGTGAGGATCCAGATGTTCTCCCGCCGCTGCAGCTTGGCGTGGCTGGTGCTGACGCTGGGATCGGGCAGCACGACGTCGTTGAACTCCGCGCGGCCGATGTTGATCAGCGGCACCTTGATGGGCAGCCGCTGACCCTTGAGCTCGCCGCTCCGGACCAGCAGCGACGCCAGCGGGGCCACCCTCGGGGCGGTGGGCGTGGCCACGCTCGCCACGCCGGACACCGGCAGACCATGCAGCGTGTCCGAGAGCCGGGCGCCGGCGCCGGTCGGCGGCCCGACCGGATTGGTGGTCATCGGGGTACTGCGCGGAGGACGGGGCTGCGGAGGAGGAGCGGCATCGGCGTAGAAGCGGAATTCGTCGTGCCCGATGCGAATGACGTCGGCCCGGGCGAGGAGGTATCGCCGACCCACCCGCTCGCCGTTCACATAGGTGCCGTTCACGCTGAGATCCATCAGCACGTAGCCCTCGGCCGTCGTCTGGATCTCCGCGTGACGGCGGGAGACATCGGTGCCCGTCACCACGACGTCCGCACCCGCGTCGCGCCCGAACACCAGCGTCTCGCCGGTCAGCGTGTACTCCCGCCCGTCGGTGAGGCAGACCAGCCTGCCACCGGCCCGGCCCCCGACGGCGGCCGGCTTGGCGGGTCGCGGCGGGGGAACAAGATCGGTAAAGGCACCGGAGTCGAACAATTGGGTATGGCCGGTACGCCGAGAATCGACCGCCAGGATCTCGTGGCCGCCGATCTCGATCTTGTCGCCGTGGAGCACGGGGGTGGGATCGACACCCAGGCGGACCCCGTTGATGATCAGCTCGGCGTCGGGCGATGCTGCCCGGATCGCCGCGGCGCCCTGAGCAGTGCCCTGGAGGATGGCATGGCGCGGCCGCACTCCCTCACCAGGAAGCACGATGCCGCAGTCTGTGGCGGATCCTATGAAGGTCTCACCGGCGGCAACTGGGATGCGGCGGCCGCCGATCTCGAGGTGCATCATCGATCGAATCCTGGGAGTTGATCAGGCGCCGAC
The Gemmatimonadales bacterium genome window above contains:
- a CDS encoding GNAT family N-acetyltransferase, translating into MARIETYREKYRVDFERLNRDWIETFFVLEDADREIFRDPEAAVIAPGGQIFFVIDADGVQGTCAVLPHEPGIFEIAKMAVSPGARGRGYGDLLMEASVEFARRAGARRVVIVSNTVLGPAIRLYQRHGFVQVPLEQHERFARANIRLERELPAS
- a CDS encoding Stp1/IreP family PP2C-type Ser/Thr phosphatase, giving the protein MHFTCAARTDVGIVRSGNEDNYLMLAERGIFIVADGMGGHAAGEVASEMAVRITSHQIGSIRGLSDEDASERVRAAIRSANDAIFERTLSEQDKRGMGTTATVLVLMPQRYLIGQVGDSRAYLLRRSELSQLTKDHSYVQEQVDAGLLTPDQARVHPYSNVITRCVGASMDVVPDIYFGNLEAGDIILLASDGLTGMLEDEQLNRILTGDGGPQHWVDRMITEANRRGGLDNITAIVIRIDSVESTTGEQPAVAAAAGGTS
- a CDS encoding FHA domain-containing protein, translating into MMHLEIGGRRIPVAAGETFIGSATDCGIVLPGEGVRPRHAILQGTAQGAAAIRAASPDAELIINGVRLGVDPTPVLHGDKIEIGGHEILAVDSRRTGHTQLFDSGAFTDLVPPPRPAKPAAVGGRAGGRLVCLTDGREYTLTGETLVFGRDAGADVVVTGTDVSRRHAEIQTTAEGYVLMDLSVNGTYVNGERVGRRYLLARADVIRIGHDEFRFYADAAPPPQPRPPRSTPMTTNPVGPPTGAGARLSDTLHGLPVSGVASVATPTAPRVAPLASLLVRSGELKGQRLPIKVPLINIGRAEFNDVVLPDPSVSTSHAKLQRRENIWILTDSASTNGTYVEGEPVEGEVALSPGATLRFGDVSALFEPLDDQVPARRTAGTRLVEAMDLTGATPPGASRADQAEPGSESEPGAAPAPSTARQRRPIRASVPRPEGPPIWLLVVLVLLGAALAYFLLR